In Georgenia soli, a genomic segment contains:
- a CDS encoding FAD-dependent monooxygenase gives MRHAVVVGGGVGGLAAALALGRAGWRVTVLERAPAFAEIGAGITLPANARRALHALGLADVVGSGAPPQEEGGVRDPSGRWLVRLGGARAAGAGAEAARAEPGTTGTRSGADAEAVVVGIHRQHLHRLLLDAVPPDALVSGARVVSVRAAGAGRASVTFVRGGTERTATADLVVGADGIRSRVRSELWPEHPGPRYSGVTAWRSVTRGTETVQAGVTSTWGPGTEFGIVPLLDGRVYWFAAAPAPEGERSADELGDLRRRFRHWHAPIPALLASGQPEDVLRHDLYELGRPLRSFVRGPVALLGDAAHAMTPHLGQGAAQALEDAVVLGRACAPDRPVEVSLAVYDRTRRPRAQAVATASRWAGRVGHELRLAPAVALRNAVMRRLPAALALRPLTRFTRWDPDPLSS, from the coding sequence ATGCGTCACGCGGTGGTGGTTGGCGGCGGCGTCGGAGGGCTCGCCGCCGCTCTCGCGCTGGGCCGGGCGGGCTGGCGGGTGACCGTTCTCGAACGTGCTCCGGCGTTCGCCGAGATCGGCGCGGGCATCACCCTGCCGGCGAACGCCAGGCGGGCGCTGCACGCGCTCGGTCTCGCCGACGTCGTCGGATCCGGCGCCCCGCCGCAGGAGGAGGGCGGTGTCCGGGACCCCTCCGGACGGTGGCTCGTCCGTCTCGGCGGGGCCCGGGCGGCCGGCGCGGGGGCCGAGGCCGCCCGCGCAGAGCCCGGGACCACCGGCACGCGGTCCGGGGCCGACGCGGAGGCGGTCGTCGTCGGCATCCACCGGCAGCACCTTCATCGGCTCCTGCTCGACGCGGTGCCGCCGGACGCGCTCGTCAGCGGCGCGCGCGTGGTGTCGGTGAGGGCCGCGGGAGCTGGGCGAGCGTCGGTGACGTTCGTCCGGGGTGGCACAGAGCGCACGGCGACGGCGGACCTCGTCGTGGGTGCGGACGGCATCCGCTCGCGCGTGCGGAGCGAGCTCTGGCCGGAGCACCCGGGCCCGCGCTACTCGGGCGTCACCGCCTGGCGTTCGGTGACCCGCGGGACGGAGACGGTCCAGGCCGGGGTCACCAGCACGTGGGGCCCGGGCACCGAGTTCGGCATCGTGCCCCTCCTGGACGGGCGGGTGTATTGGTTCGCCGCCGCCCCGGCCCCCGAGGGCGAGCGCTCCGCGGACGAGCTGGGCGACCTCAGGCGCCGGTTCCGCCACTGGCACGCCCCGATCCCGGCACTCCTCGCCTCCGGCCAACCCGAGGACGTGCTGCGCCACGACCTCTACGAGCTGGGCAGACCGCTCCGGAGCTTCGTGCGCGGTCCGGTCGCCCTCCTCGGGGACGCGGCGCACGCGATGACGCCGCACCTGGGCCAGGGCGCGGCGCAGGCGCTCGAGGACGCGGTGGTGCTCGGCCGGGCCTGCGCCCCCGACCGGCCGGTCGAGGTCTCGCTGGCCGTCTACGACCGGACGCGCCGCCCGAGGGCCCAGGCCGTGGCGACGGCGTCGCGGTGGGCCGGCCGGGTCGGGCACGAGCTCCGGCTCGCGCCGGCGGTCGCCCTGCGGAACGCGGTGATGCGCCGGCTGCCTGCGGCGTTGGCGCTGCGCCCGCTCACGCGCTTCACGCGCTGGGACCCGGACCCCCTCTCGTCCTGA
- a CDS encoding alpha/beta hydrolase family protein, translating to MIDNDAARQEAPYGTWESPVAARTLTERAVGLSLPQVDGADVYWLEDRPEEAGRAVLVRRRADGTVADVVTTMPGGEPVDVRSRVHEYGGAAYAVRNGVIVLSHATDGRLYRVGVGGGRGNHASASPAPVAVPLTPPGPWRFADPVIDLVREVVYAVREDHGPVASGQEPVNELVRIPLDGSASGGTAGERAVGGIGSGNVPDGEHGEGGHDTGSDGGQDSAVTVVAAGTDFVVSPTLSPDGARLAWVSWDHPHMPWTSSSLHVAELTPEGLPTTDEVVAGGDGVSVAQPLWTQTGDLVHVDDRTGWWNLYRTEGLRPGQERRTRALHPAEMEFTGPQWRFGPRTVAVLDDEHLVCAWTREGRWHLGAVRLANGELEEWSGGWEPQEVAAAEGRVVVVAASAVRPTAVLEVRSGASHPGADVTVLRRSSEITLDGGDISVAEGISWPTPDGAQAHGFFYPPASTRFRGPDGERPPLLVLSHGGPTSATRAVFSLAVQFWTTRGFAVLDVNYGGSTGYGRAYRERLDGAWGVVDVADCASGAEHLAATGLVDRARLGIRGGSAGGFTTLAALTFTDTFTAGASRYGIGDLEALARDTHKFESRYPVGLVGPYPEAQQTYRDRSPVHHTDRLSAPIVLLQGTEDKVVPPNQAELMADAVRAKGLPVAVVMFEGEGHGFRRAENIEAAALAELSFFGQVWGFEPAGDVPRLPVENAAV from the coding sequence ATGATCGACAACGACGCCGCGCGCCAGGAGGCCCCGTACGGCACCTGGGAGTCACCGGTGGCCGCCCGCACCCTCACGGAGCGGGCCGTGGGCCTGAGCCTGCCGCAGGTCGACGGGGCGGACGTGTACTGGCTCGAGGACCGGCCCGAGGAGGCCGGACGCGCCGTCCTGGTGCGGCGCCGCGCCGACGGCACGGTCGCCGACGTCGTGACCACCATGCCCGGCGGCGAGCCCGTCGACGTGCGGTCCCGCGTGCACGAGTACGGCGGCGCTGCCTACGCCGTGCGGAACGGCGTGATCGTCCTCTCGCACGCCACCGACGGGCGCCTGTACCGCGTCGGCGTCGGTGGCGGGCGCGGCAACCACGCCTCCGCCTCCCCGGCGCCCGTGGCGGTCCCGCTGACGCCGCCCGGCCCGTGGCGGTTCGCCGACCCGGTGATCGACCTCGTGCGGGAGGTCGTGTACGCGGTGCGGGAGGACCACGGCCCGGTGGCGAGCGGCCAGGAGCCGGTCAACGAGCTTGTCCGCATCCCCCTGGACGGTTCCGCCTCGGGCGGCACAGCCGGCGAGCGCGCGGTCGGCGGCATCGGCTCCGGCAACGTTCCCGACGGCGAACACGGCGAAGGCGGCCACGACACCGGCTCCGACGGTGGGCAGGACAGCGCCGTGACGGTGGTCGCCGCCGGCACGGACTTCGTCGTCTCCCCCACGCTCAGCCCCGACGGCGCCCGTCTGGCCTGGGTCTCGTGGGACCACCCGCACATGCCCTGGACCAGCTCGTCGCTGCACGTGGCCGAGCTCACGCCGGAGGGCCTGCCCACCACGGACGAGGTCGTCGCCGGCGGCGACGGCGTCAGCGTCGCCCAGCCGCTGTGGACCCAGACCGGGGACCTGGTCCACGTCGACGACCGCACCGGCTGGTGGAACCTCTACCGCACCGAGGGCCTGCGCCCCGGGCAGGAACGGCGCACCAGGGCGCTGCACCCGGCGGAGATGGAGTTCACAGGCCCGCAGTGGCGGTTCGGGCCGCGCACGGTCGCGGTGCTCGACGACGAACACCTGGTGTGCGCCTGGACGCGCGAGGGCCGGTGGCACCTCGGCGCCGTGCGGCTCGCCAACGGCGAGCTCGAGGAGTGGTCCGGCGGCTGGGAGCCCCAGGAGGTGGCCGCCGCCGAGGGGCGTGTCGTCGTCGTGGCCGCCTCCGCGGTTCGACCGACCGCCGTGCTGGAGGTGCGCAGCGGGGCGTCGCACCCGGGCGCCGACGTCACCGTCCTGCGCCGCAGCAGCGAGATCACGCTGGACGGCGGCGACATCTCGGTCGCCGAGGGGATCTCCTGGCCGACTCCGGACGGCGCGCAGGCGCACGGATTCTTCTACCCGCCCGCGTCCACCCGCTTCCGCGGCCCGGACGGCGAGCGACCGCCGCTGCTGGTGCTCAGCCACGGCGGCCCCACCTCCGCCACCCGCGCCGTGTTCTCGCTCGCGGTGCAGTTCTGGACCACACGCGGTTTCGCGGTGCTCGACGTCAACTACGGCGGCTCCACCGGATACGGTCGCGCGTACCGGGAGCGGCTGGACGGCGCCTGGGGCGTCGTCGACGTCGCCGACTGCGCCAGCGGGGCCGAGCACCTCGCCGCGACGGGGCTGGTCGACCGGGCGCGCCTGGGCATCCGGGGCGGCAGTGCCGGCGGGTTCACCACCCTCGCGGCCCTGACCTTCACCGACACCTTCACCGCCGGCGCCAGCCGGTACGGGATCGGGGACCTGGAGGCGCTGGCGCGCGACACGCACAAGTTCGAGTCTCGCTACCCCGTCGGGCTCGTCGGGCCGTACCCGGAGGCGCAGCAGACGTACCGCGACCGCTCTCCCGTCCACCACACCGACCGGCTCTCGGCGCCGATCGTGCTGCTCCAGGGCACCGAGGACAAGGTCGTGCCGCCGAACCAGGCCGAGCTGATGGCCGACGCCGTCCGCGCCAAGGGGCTGCCGGTCGCCGTCGTGATGTTCGAGGGCGAGGGGCACGGCTTCCGCCGCGCGGAGAACATCGAGGCCGCCGCCCTGGCGGAGCTGAGCTTCTTCGGGCAGGTGTGGGGCTTCGAGCCCGCCGGCGACGTGCCCCGCCTGCCGGTGGAGAACGCCGCGGTCTGA
- the dxs gene encoding 1-deoxy-D-xylulose-5-phosphate synthase, whose product MSYLERIRRPADLRTLSTPELEVLAKEIRDFLVASVSRTGGHLGPNLGVVELTLAVHRVFDSPAEHIVFDTGHQAYVHKLLTGRQDFSELRQRGGVSGYPSRAESDHDVVENSHASTALSWADGISKANQLRGLHHRSVVAVIGDGALTGGMAWEALNNIAEGQDRSLVIVVNDNGRSYAPTIGGLAHHLDALRTTRSYEKVLDWGKRTLQRSGTPGKVAFDALHGMKKGIKDVIAPQGLFEGLGIKYIGPVDGHDVAAMETALARAKAFGGPVIVHAITEKGRGYTPAETDVADRFHAVGVIHPETGLPVAPSRFGWTSVFAEEIVEIGRRRSDVVALTAAMLAPVGLAPFAEEFPDRVFDVGIAEQHAVTSAAGMAYAGLHPVVALYATFLNRGFDQVLMDVALHRAGVTFVLDRAGLTGDDGASHNGMWDMALLRTVPGLRLAAPRDEDTLRAELREAVAVDDAPTVLRYPKGALPQSLPAVGRQGTVDVLARHGGVPRVLVVGVGVMAHTAVEVGAALDAQGIGSTVVDPRWVLPVPTDLLSLARQHDLVVTVEDGLVTNGVGSAVRDALAAAGTDVPVRSHGIPHAFLEHASRAQLVEEHHLRGQDIAREAASAVAALTGAAEVRPVDRPAG is encoded by the coding sequence ATGAGCTACCTGGAGCGCATCCGGCGACCCGCCGACCTGCGCACGCTGAGCACCCCCGAGCTGGAGGTGCTCGCCAAGGAGATCCGCGACTTCCTCGTCGCCTCCGTCTCACGGACCGGCGGCCACCTCGGGCCGAACCTCGGCGTGGTCGAGCTGACGCTCGCCGTCCACCGTGTCTTCGACTCCCCGGCGGAGCACATCGTCTTCGACACCGGGCACCAGGCGTACGTCCACAAGCTCCTCACGGGGCGGCAGGACTTCTCCGAGCTGCGTCAGCGCGGCGGCGTGTCCGGCTACCCCTCCCGGGCGGAGTCGGACCACGACGTGGTCGAGAACTCCCACGCCTCGACGGCGCTGAGCTGGGCGGACGGCATCTCCAAGGCCAACCAGCTGCGCGGCCTGCACCACCGGTCCGTCGTCGCGGTCATCGGCGACGGTGCCCTGACCGGCGGGATGGCCTGGGAGGCCCTGAACAACATCGCCGAGGGCCAGGACCGCTCGCTCGTGATCGTGGTCAACGACAACGGGCGCTCCTACGCCCCGACGATCGGCGGCCTCGCGCACCACCTCGATGCGCTGCGCACCACCAGGAGCTACGAGAAGGTGCTGGACTGGGGCAAGCGCACCCTCCAGCGTTCGGGGACCCCCGGCAAGGTCGCGTTCGACGCCCTGCACGGGATGAAGAAGGGGATCAAGGACGTCATCGCCCCGCAGGGCCTCTTCGAGGGGCTCGGCATCAAGTACATCGGCCCGGTCGACGGTCACGACGTGGCCGCGATGGAGACCGCGCTCGCACGGGCGAAGGCGTTCGGCGGTCCGGTGATCGTCCACGCCATCACGGAGAAGGGGCGCGGGTACACACCCGCCGAGACGGACGTGGCCGACAGGTTCCACGCCGTCGGCGTCATCCACCCCGAGACCGGACTGCCCGTCGCACCCTCCCGGTTCGGCTGGACCTCCGTCTTCGCGGAGGAGATCGTCGAGATCGGACGACGGCGCAGCGACGTCGTGGCCCTCACCGCGGCGATGCTCGCGCCGGTCGGCCTCGCCCCCTTCGCGGAGGAGTTCCCGGACCGCGTGTTCGACGTCGGGATCGCCGAGCAGCACGCCGTCACCTCGGCGGCCGGCATGGCGTACGCGGGGCTCCACCCCGTGGTGGCGCTGTACGCGACGTTCCTCAACCGCGGCTTCGACCAGGTCCTCATGGACGTCGCGCTGCACCGGGCGGGCGTGACCTTCGTGCTCGACCGCGCCGGTCTGACCGGGGACGACGGCGCCTCCCACAACGGAATGTGGGACATGGCCTTGCTGCGCACGGTCCCCGGCCTGCGCCTGGCCGCGCCGCGCGACGAGGACACCCTGCGAGCTGAGCTGCGGGAGGCGGTCGCCGTCGACGACGCTCCCACGGTGCTGCGCTACCCCAAGGGGGCGTTGCCGCAGTCGCTGCCCGCGGTCGGCCGGCAGGGCACGGTCGACGTGCTCGCCCGCCACGGCGGCGTCCCGCGGGTGCTGGTGGTCGGCGTCGGCGTCATGGCGCACACCGCTGTGGAGGTCGGGGCAGCCCTGGACGCACAGGGCATCGGCTCGACCGTCGTCGACCCGCGCTGGGTGCTGCCGGTCCCCACGGACCTGCTGTCCCTCGCCCGCCAGCACGACCTCGTGGTGACCGTGGAGGACGGTCTGGTCACCAACGGCGTCGGGTCGGCCGTGCGCGACGCGCTCGCGGCAGCAGGCACCGACGTCCCGGTGCGCAGCCACGGCATCCCGCACGCGTTCCTCGAGCACGCCTCCCGCGCGCAGCTCGTCGAGGAGCACCACCTGCGGGGCCAGGACATCGCCCGCGAGGCCGCGTCCGCGGTTGCCGCCCTCACCGGTGCGGCCGAGGTCCGCCCCGTCGACCGGCCGGCGGGCTGA
- a CDS encoding HNH endonuclease signature motif containing protein, with protein sequence MSDDAEIPGDDDVGGAAGRDRCLWCRLGVGCARHAGSAVPDAPVDQDDHDSGPAGPERTAGPADRRQLVPALRPVGAVPGRVGGRPVGAVLSESEEGAGLLAHAAPDGELLGLLLAVEPDEVDDYTAVEVVAAFRRVEAAAAAGAARAAAALAGRDSMHGRMPTRRGVSDVDLAADELGMRLGVTRQEAGKLVDLGHAFTGVLAPTGDALAAGLIDARKARMIATALSGRPGPVAWGVQDTVLPTAPRRTHPQLQRDLNAALVAADPPDAHDRQRRAAAARKATHLRPGRDGTATMLLDGPAHELIVLDATLQAAAVAARAAGDARTTDQLRFDAAVAMAAGAFAAGRIGEAPGPGGPTGPFALSDKITVNLTVPLAVALPPDLPATGVLVGTAAQRSQGAAACGTGAEPDAGASPGPAGTGSPGDSGGPPGGTWGSAFFPPAPDGDPLDTYGDEPDGPIAHLDGVGPITHEAARALALGGTWRRVVVDPFTGTVLDVGRTTYRPPADMARLVRERDRTCIAPGCTVPARHCQLDHSVSWASGGHTAVYNLAPMCEHDHPRKTCGAFHVEQPQPGTFIWTTPSGHRYRRTPDGHVTTLPRHGHPDESPPF encoded by the coding sequence ATGAGCGATGATGCTGAGATTCCGGGGGACGACGACGTCGGAGGGGCGGCCGGTCGGGACCGGTGCCTGTGGTGCCGGCTGGGGGTGGGCTGCGCCCGGCACGCGGGCTCGGCCGTCCCGGACGCGCCGGTCGATCAGGACGACCACGACAGTGGGCCGGCCGGCCCAGAGCGCACGGCCGGGCCGGCGGATCGCCGGCAGCTCGTGCCCGCCCTACGCCCGGTGGGTGCGGTGCCGGGCCGGGTCGGGGGGCGTCCGGTCGGGGCGGTGCTCTCGGAGTCCGAGGAAGGCGCGGGCCTGCTCGCGCACGCGGCGCCGGACGGGGAGCTGCTCGGCCTGCTGCTGGCGGTCGAGCCCGACGAGGTCGACGACTACACCGCGGTCGAGGTCGTCGCCGCCTTCCGCCGGGTCGAGGCCGCCGCCGCGGCCGGCGCGGCCCGCGCCGCGGCCGCCCTCGCGGGACGGGACTCCATGCACGGCCGAATGCCCACCCGTCGCGGCGTGAGCGACGTCGACCTCGCCGCCGACGAGCTCGGCATGCGCCTGGGGGTCACCCGGCAGGAGGCCGGCAAGCTGGTCGACCTCGGGCACGCCTTCACCGGCGTCCTCGCCCCCACCGGGGACGCGCTGGCGGCGGGGCTGATCGACGCGCGCAAGGCCCGGATGATCGCCACCGCCCTGTCCGGCCGGCCCGGCCCGGTCGCCTGGGGCGTCCAGGACACCGTCCTGCCCACCGCGCCGCGGCGCACCCACCCCCAGCTCCAGCGCGACCTGAACGCCGCCCTGGTCGCCGCCGACCCGCCCGACGCCCACGACCGGCAACGCCGCGCCGCCGCCGCCCGCAAGGCCACCCACCTGCGGCCCGGGCGGGACGGCACCGCGACGATGCTGCTCGACGGCCCCGCCCACGAGCTCATCGTCCTGGACGCGACCCTGCAGGCCGCCGCGGTCGCCGCCCGCGCCGCCGGCGACGCCCGCACCACCGACCAGCTGCGCTTCGACGCCGCGGTCGCCATGGCCGCCGGCGCGTTCGCCGCCGGCCGCATCGGCGAGGCGCCCGGACCGGGCGGCCCCACCGGTCCGTTCGCCCTGTCGGACAAGATCACCGTCAACCTCACCGTCCCCCTCGCCGTCGCCCTCCCACCGGACCTGCCCGCCACCGGAGTCCTCGTCGGCACCGCCGCCCAGAGATCCCAGGGCGCGGCCGCCTGCGGCACCGGCGCGGAACCAGACGCCGGTGCTTCACCGGGCCCGGCCGGCACCGGCAGCCCGGGCGACAGCGGCGGCCCGCCCGGCGGTACGTGGGGGTCGGCGTTCTTCCCGCCCGCCCCGGACGGGGACCCGTTGGACACCTACGGCGACGAACCCGACGGGCCGATCGCCCACCTCGACGGCGTCGGCCCCATCACCCACGAGGCCGCCCGCGCCCTCGCCCTGGGCGGGACCTGGCGCCGCGTCGTCGTCGACCCCTTCACCGGCACCGTCCTCGACGTCGGCCGCACCACCTACCGGCCCCCGGCCGACATGGCCCGCCTCGTCCGCGAACGCGACCGCACCTGCATCGCCCCCGGCTGCACCGTCCCGGCCCGCCACTGCCAGCTCGACCACTCCGTCTCCTGGGCGAGCGGCGGCCACACCGCCGTCTACAACCTCGCACCCATGTGCGAGCACGACCACCCCCGCAAGACCTGCGGCGCCTTCCACGTCGAACAACCCCAACCCGGGACCTTCATCTGGACCACCCCCAGCGGCCACCGCTACCGCCGCACCCCCGACGGACACGTCACCACCCTGCCCCGCCACGGCCACCCCGACGAGTCCCCGCCTTTCTGA
- the pflB gene encoding formate C-acetyltransferase, with protein sequence MATTTVNHAGTSEAPGEPWRGFAPGTWQDGIDVRDFIQRNYTPYTGDAGFLAGPTARTTYIWDVLSGMFPEERAKGVHDVDPTTPAGITAHAPGYIDRKDELIVGLQTDAPLKRAIMPYGGWRMVETSLKTYGYEVDPVMKEIFTKYRKTHNQGVFDVYPPDVRKARSAHIVTGLPDAYGRGRIIGDYRRVALYGVDALIAGKKAERAELDAERSVEDVIRDREENTEQIRALGELKEMAASYGYDISRPAATAREAIQWLYFAYLGAVKEQNGAAMSLGRTSTFLDVYIERDLLDGVLTESEAQELIDDFVIKLRIVRFLRTPEYDELFSGDPTWVTESIGGMGEDGRTLVTKNSFRMLQTLYNLGPAPEPNLTVLWSDALPEGFKRFCAQVSIDTSAIQYESDAQISGAWGDDAAIACCVSPMAVGKQMQFFGARVNVAKALLYAINGGRDENSGQQIAPVSEPVVGDVLDYDEVVAKYDVLLDWLAATYVDALNCIHYMHDKYAYERLEMALHDKEVLRTMACGIAGLSVAADSLSAIRYATVRPVRREDGLVVDYEVEGSFPMFGNDDDRVDEIAVTIVEKFMAKIRALPTYRNSVHTQSVLTITSNVVYGKHTGNTPDGRRSGEPFAPGANPMNGRDTHGMLASALSVAKLPYSEAQDGISLTNTVVPSGLGRTKDEQVTNLVGLLDAYTGSDGYHMNVNVLNRDTLYDAMENPEKYPQLTIRVSGYAVNFVRLTREQQLDVISRTFHGTV encoded by the coding sequence ATGGCCACCACGACCGTGAACCACGCGGGGACGTCAGAGGCCCCGGGGGAGCCGTGGCGCGGGTTCGCGCCGGGCACCTGGCAGGACGGGATCGACGTCCGCGACTTCATCCAGCGCAACTACACCCCCTACACCGGTGACGCCGGCTTCCTCGCCGGGCCCACCGCGCGGACCACGTACATCTGGGACGTCCTGTCCGGGATGTTCCCGGAGGAGCGCGCGAAGGGGGTCCACGACGTCGACCCGACGACCCCGGCGGGGATCACCGCCCACGCCCCGGGCTACATCGACCGCAAGGACGAGCTCATCGTCGGCCTGCAGACCGACGCCCCGCTCAAGCGGGCGATCATGCCCTACGGGGGCTGGCGGATGGTCGAGACCTCCCTGAAGACCTACGGCTACGAGGTCGACCCGGTGATGAAGGAGATCTTCACCAAGTACCGCAAGACCCACAACCAGGGCGTCTTCGACGTCTACCCGCCCGACGTCCGCAAGGCGCGCAGCGCGCACATCGTCACGGGCCTGCCCGACGCCTACGGCCGCGGCCGGATCATCGGCGACTACCGCCGCGTCGCCCTGTACGGCGTCGACGCGCTCATCGCAGGGAAGAAGGCCGAGCGGGCCGAGCTCGACGCCGAGCGTTCCGTCGAGGACGTCATTCGCGACCGCGAGGAGAACACCGAGCAGATCCGCGCGCTGGGCGAGCTCAAGGAGATGGCCGCGTCCTACGGCTACGACATCTCCCGGCCCGCGGCCACGGCGCGTGAGGCCATCCAGTGGCTCTACTTCGCCTACCTCGGTGCCGTGAAGGAGCAGAACGGCGCAGCGATGTCGCTGGGCCGGACGTCGACCTTCCTCGACGTCTACATCGAGCGAGACCTCCTCGACGGGGTGCTGACAGAGTCCGAGGCGCAGGAGCTGATCGACGACTTCGTCATCAAGCTGCGCATCGTGCGGTTCCTGCGCACCCCGGAGTACGACGAGCTGTTCTCCGGCGACCCGACCTGGGTCACCGAGTCCATCGGCGGCATGGGTGAGGACGGGCGCACGCTCGTCACCAAGAACTCCTTCCGCATGCTGCAGACGCTGTACAACCTGGGCCCGGCGCCGGAGCCCAACCTCACGGTCCTCTGGAGCGACGCGCTGCCCGAGGGCTTCAAGCGGTTCTGCGCCCAGGTCTCCATCGACACCTCGGCGATCCAGTACGAGTCCGACGCCCAGATCTCCGGCGCGTGGGGCGACGACGCCGCCATCGCCTGCTGCGTCTCGCCGATGGCCGTGGGCAAGCAGATGCAGTTCTTCGGCGCCCGCGTCAACGTGGCGAAGGCTCTCCTGTACGCCATCAACGGCGGGCGGGACGAGAACTCCGGCCAGCAGATCGCGCCGGTCTCCGAGCCGGTGGTCGGCGACGTCCTGGACTACGACGAGGTCGTCGCGAAGTACGACGTCCTCCTCGACTGGCTGGCCGCCACCTACGTCGACGCGCTCAACTGCATCCACTACATGCACGACAAGTACGCGTACGAGCGGCTCGAGATGGCGCTGCACGACAAGGAGGTGCTGCGGACCATGGCCTGCGGCATCGCCGGCCTGTCGGTTGCGGCCGACTCGCTCTCCGCGATCCGCTACGCCACGGTCCGGCCGGTGCGCCGCGAGGACGGGCTGGTCGTGGACTACGAGGTCGAGGGGTCCTTCCCGATGTTCGGCAACGACGACGACCGCGTCGACGAGATCGCCGTCACCATCGTCGAGAAGTTCATGGCGAAGATCCGGGCCCTGCCCACCTACCGCAACTCGGTGCACACCCAGTCGGTGCTGACGATCACCTCGAACGTCGTCTACGGCAAGCACACCGGGAACACACCGGACGGGCGCCGTTCCGGAGAGCCGTTCGCACCGGGCGCCAACCCGATGAACGGGCGCGACACCCACGGCATGCTCGCCTCCGCCCTGTCGGTGGCGAAGCTGCCGTACTCGGAGGCGCAGGACGGCATCTCGCTGACCAACACGGTGGTCCCGTCGGGCCTTGGGCGCACGAAGGACGAGCAGGTGACGAACCTGGTGGGTCTCCTCGACGCCTACACCGGCTCGGACGGGTATCACATGAACGTCAACGTGCTGAACCGGGACACCCTCTACGACGCCATGGAGAACCCGGAGAAGTACCCGCAGCTGACCATCCGGGTCTCCGGCTACGCCGTGAACTTCGTCCGGCTGACGCGCGAGCAGCAGCTCGACGTCATCTCGCGTACGTTCCACGGCACCGTCTGA
- the pflA gene encoding pyruvate formate-lyase-activating protein yields the protein MTAILGAPATGVVAPDGINGFYEPVPEDNVPRLRRSAGTAGIEVAGEMSHAEHLAAVRAGEIGSMHSWELVTAVDGPGTRLTVFLAGCPLRCLYCHNPDTLKMKDGEPVAVDTLLTRVRRYLPVFRATGGGLTVSGGEPLMQPAFLGRLLRGAREMGVHTTIDTSGFLGTHASEALLDDLDLVLLDVKSGLPETYRRTTGRDLQPTLDFSRRLSDRGTAMWIRFVLVPGLTDAYDNVEAVADHVATLATVQRVEVLPFHQMGRDKWDRLGMTYELGDTAAPEPELVERVRGQFRERGLTVY from the coding sequence ATGACCGCGATCCTCGGCGCCCCCGCCACCGGCGTCGTCGCCCCCGACGGCATCAACGGCTTCTACGAGCCGGTCCCCGAGGACAACGTCCCACGGCTGCGCCGCTCCGCCGGCACCGCCGGGATCGAGGTCGCCGGGGAGATGTCCCACGCCGAGCACCTCGCCGCCGTGCGCGCGGGCGAGATCGGCTCCATGCACTCCTGGGAGCTCGTCACCGCCGTCGACGGACCCGGCACCCGCCTGACCGTCTTTCTCGCCGGGTGCCCGCTGCGGTGCCTGTACTGCCACAACCCCGACACGCTGAAGATGAAGGACGGCGAACCGGTCGCCGTCGACACGCTGCTGACACGCGTGCGGCGGTACCTGCCCGTCTTCCGGGCCACCGGCGGCGGCCTCACGGTCTCGGGCGGCGAGCCGCTCATGCAGCCGGCGTTCCTCGGCCGCCTGCTCCGCGGCGCGAGGGAGATGGGCGTGCACACGACCATCGACACCTCCGGCTTCCTCGGCACCCACGCCTCGGAGGCGCTGCTCGACGACCTCGATCTCGTCCTGCTGGACGTGAAGTCGGGGCTGCCCGAGACCTACCGGCGTACGACCGGCCGGGACCTGCAGCCGACGCTCGACTTCTCGCGCCGGCTCTCGGACCGCGGCACGGCCATGTGGATCCGCTTCGTGCTCGTCCCGGGGCTGACCGACGCGTACGACAACGTCGAGGCCGTCGCCGACCACGTCGCCACCCTCGCCACCGTGCAGCGGGTGGAGGTCCTCCCGTTCCACCAGATGGGGCGCGACAAGTGGGACCGCCTCGGCATGACGTACGAGCTCGGCGACACCGCCGCGCCCGAGCCGGAGCTGGTCGAGCGGGTGCGCGGCCAGTTCCGCGAGCGGGGCCTGACGGTCTACTGA